The DNA sequence TATCTCTAAATCTTTTCGTCAATGCTTcagattttcttttcaaaagtGAATGACCTTGTTGGGCTCCTTTCAATTTACTTTTCATGACTCCCAAAGTCATACGAGTTGGGAACACTTGTTCACGATTACCTGCTCCTGACATAATTGGTTAAGAAAACtgatatatatgtataatAAAGAATGTGGTGgagaaaaagagaagaaaaaaaaaaacttgaatGCAAATTAATGTGTAAGTgaatgatgaattgataggaattgaatgaataaacCAAGTATGGGAAATATCTTTTTTGGTAGTGTTACctatttcttttggtgataaaattaattaattcaattgttgtcgaacttttttttttttgttcatcTAGACACGCACAAGCATTATCATAAATAAATTCTATTTccattcttcttcttctctcATCACAAATGAGATTTTTGGCAACACTATTGACAaaccaattaataaataaatgtcTACGGATTTAGATAAACTAATAGTTGACGAAGATATATCTTACGAAGAATCAATATCTAAAGATCCTACCAATATTTCAACTTGGATATCttattataatttcaaatccaaCTCCATTTCAACCAGTctatataataaattattcattttatATCGTAGTGTCAAATCAAACCCTacatcaattgaattatggcaattattaattgatcttGTGTTATTGGAACAATCACAAATTCAATCAAGTACTATTATTGAAGTATTTGAAACTGCATTGATTAGTCTACTGACAAATCATGAAATTtggattcaattttttaaattccTATTATCTACAACTACAATTGATGACAGTTGCGGAATAAATAAGGTGACATATATAAGAAGAATGTTTAACAATTGTTTGCAGAGTTTACCACTAGTGGATCATAAAATGATTTGGCCAATTTATTTACAATTTGCCGACACAATAGGCGGCATTACTGCGATTAAGATATATTTAAAGtataaacaatatttacCTCAGTCGATATTACAGGGGAAAGAGGATATTAATAAACAGAAAAATTATGGGATGaatttacaagaaataattgataagtTACGAGAATTTGGTGACGTTGAAAATGtaatgaaattatattatgaaattattaataatcctaataattataaacaattgCCGCAaccaattgtttattatttgtttcaatatattgatttattaattagtTCACTGAAATCAACAGACAACAAATACtttgaagatttattgACGAAATCCTTATATCAATATCCAGATCAATTAGGGAAACTCTATATCAAGGCAActaaatatttcaaatctCGTGgagatattgaaaaaactcgatattattataatcaagggattaaaaattgttgtACAGTTAAAGATTTCACAATGATTTATGATTCATATTTacaatttgaagaaaatcaaGTGACAAAACTAACAGAAAAACTTGATACAGAATCAGAATCAGAAATACTATCCTTATATTtagatgattttgaaaaattaattaatgatcgGAAAATTCTACTTAATGATATGAAATTACGACAAAACATCAATGATTTAGATACTTGGTTTGAacgatttgaaattattgaaacacaagatgatttaaatttattaattcaaaCATTAACTCAAgcattaaaatcaattaatccaTTGAAAGtaacgacaacaacaacaacagcaaagaatttaaaattaagTGGGATATGGTTAAAATATGTTGATATTTATTCTAGTCGAGGAGATTTCCAAACTgctgatttgattttttcaaaatcgGTATTATCACAATATAATGATCCTGATGAATTAGCAgaattatatattaattgGAGTGAAATGATTTTAGGGTGTGATAAATTCCCAGAGACAAAAGCCATTGAAATTCTTGATGATATATTATATCGAGAATATTCTGATATCAATTATACTGATAATACTAAACCGGTACAACAAAGaatcattaaatcaattaaattatggaatttttatattgatttattagaatcatttattgaatcagataatcaattgaatgagATTGGAAAAGTTATTAATGCTTATCaacatttaataaaattaaaaattgcTACtccaaaaataatgattaatTTTGCTCAATTTTTAGAATCGTGGAATCAATATGAACAATGTTTTAATGTATTACATCAAGCATTAAAAATATTCCAAAAtgataatcaaattaaatttgaaatttggaATGTTTATCTTGTTAAAGCCATTAAACATATTCAATTAACAGAAAGAATTCGTGATTTATTTGAACAAAGCATTAATGAAATTCCAGcttatttaataaaaccaatattattattatattatcaatatgaATTAGATCAAGGATATACTTATAATGCcattaaaatattaattaaatcattaacaGAAAAGTTTTCACCTGCTCAAAGGAATCataaattgatgattcCACAACAAAggaaagaaattaatttactgaaatttgaaatttataaattgatactaattaaattagaagaattacaagatattgaacaatttaataaaattgcCACTATGGCCATGAATGatgaatatttatcaacttatcaattatttgatttaggtagtagatttattaaatttgaaatatcaaCCGTtgtcaccaccaccaccaataaaaatactaaaaacaa is a window from the Candida dubliniensis CD36 chromosome 4, complete sequence genome containing:
- a CDS encoding component of the spliceosome complex, putative (Similar to S. cerevisiae SYF1;~In S. cerevisiae: component of the spliceosome complex involved in pre-mRNA splicing; involved in regulation of cell cycle progression), coding for MSTDLDKLIVDEDISYEESISKDPTNISTWISYYNFKSNSISTSLYNKLFILYRSVKSNPTSIELWQLLIDLVLLEQSQIQSSTIIEVFETALISLSTNHEIWIQFFKFLLSTTTIDDSCGINKVTYIRRMFNNCLQSLPLVDHKMIWPIYLQFADTIGGITAIKIYLKYKQYLPQSILQGKEDINKQKNYGMNLQEIIDKLREFGDVENVMKLYYEIINNPNNYKQLPQPIVYYLFQYIDLLISSSKSTDNKYFEDLLTKSLYQYPDQLGKLYIKATKYFKSRGDIEKTRYYYNQGIKNCCTVKDFTMIYDSYLQFEENQVTKLTEKLDTESESEILSLYLDDFEKLINDRKILLNDMKLRQNINDLDTWFERFEIIETQDDLNLLIQTLTQALKSINPLKVTTTTTTAKNLKLSGIWLKYVDIYSSRGDFQTADLIFSKSVLSQYNDPDELAELYINWSEMILGCDKFPETKAIEILDDILYREYSDINYTDNTKPVQQRIIKSIKLWNFYIDLLESFIESDNQLNEIGKVINAYQHLIKLKIATPKIMINFAQFLESWNQYEQCFNVLHQALKIFQNDNQIKFEIWNVYLVKAIKHIQLTERIRDLFEQSINEIPAYLIKPILLLYYQYELDQGYTYNAIKILIKSLTEKFSPAQRNHKLMIPQQRKEINLSKFEIYKLILIKLEELQDIEQFNKIATMAMNDEYLSTYQLFDLGSRFIKFEISTVVTTTTNKNTKNKQLERIRELFKFICQSTLLDESWKMWELFEMEHGDELSFKDMLRFKRTVINSIVNDKVIKESINPMGFLRATSIETESDDKITNPDIIDIDM